From a single bacterium genomic region:
- a CDS encoding sugar kinase: protein MPASKGLPEIIALGEPMAEFAAEQCGRLGEVRTFRRGFGGDTANFIVAAARMGASSGYVTRVGGDEFGHAFLALWEREGVDYSRVIVESEGITGVYFISIRDKGSHDFTYYRSASAASRLAPGDLDEVYIAGAKVFHTSGITQAISETAREAVETALDIAERAGRTISYDANVRPRLWPLKVARPVVERTFARAHLVFVSEEDIAHLYPGVDPEIVVEHVLSFGPRTVVLKRGAKGCLVATAERARFVLAAWSVDVVDASGAGDAFAGAFVASWLEGAGVGEAARVANTAGALTAMGLGAVEPIPTRAQVIEFIRERRTETDHTRK from the coding sequence TTGCCCGCATCTAAGGGATTGCCTGAGATCATCGCCCTCGGGGAGCCGATGGCGGAATTCGCGGCCGAGCAGTGCGGTCGCCTGGGAGAGGTGCGTACGTTCCGTAGGGGCTTCGGCGGGGATACCGCCAACTTCATCGTGGCGGCTGCGCGGATGGGCGCGTCGTCCGGCTATGTGACCCGCGTGGGCGGGGACGAGTTCGGCCACGCTTTTCTTGCCCTCTGGGAGCGGGAGGGGGTGGACTACAGCCGGGTGATTGTTGAGTCCGAGGGCATCACGGGCGTGTACTTCATCTCGATCCGCGACAAGGGGAGCCACGACTTCACGTACTATCGGTCGGCGTCGGCGGCCTCGCGGCTAGCCCCGGGGGATCTCGACGAGGTCTACATCGCTGGCGCTAAGGTGTTTCACACTTCGGGGATCACTCAGGCCATCTCCGAAACTGCGCGGGAGGCGGTGGAGACGGCGCTCGACATCGCTGAGCGCGCGGGCCGCACGATCAGCTATGACGCAAACGTGCGGCCGAGGCTATGGCCGCTCAAGGTGGCCCGTCCGGTGGTCGAGCGTACTTTCGCCCGTGCGCACCTGGTCTTCGTCAGCGAGGAGGATATCGCTCACCTCTATCCTGGTGTCGATCCAGAAATTGTGGTCGAGCACGTCCTAAGTTTCGGGCCGCGGACGGTCGTGCTCAAGCGCGGAGCAAAAGGCTGCTTGGTCGCCACCGCAGAGAGGGCTCGCTTTGTTCTGGCGGCGTGGTCGGTGGATGTAGTCGACGCGAGCGGAGCGGGAGACGCGTTCGCCGGCGCTTTCGTCGCTTCGTGGCTGGAAGGTGCAGGCGTGGGGGAGGCCGCGCGCGTCGCGAACACGGCCGGTGCTCTCACCGCGATGGGACTCGGGGCAGTGGAGCCGATTCCGACCCGCGCGCAGGTCATAGAGTTCATCAGGGAACGTCGGACAGAGACCGATCACACCAGGAAGTGA
- a CDS encoding dipeptidase yields the protein MTETTMGFPLIFDGHNDTILSLVDTDRSFFDRSEVGHIDLPRAHEGGLGGGFFAIYIRDPGVSEEPPADSSSTNTSMRVYGDESTWPEPMSLEYAQATALGLLGRLLQAEQASGGKAKVVRSAAELQQCLEGGVFAMLLHFEGAEPLDPEGRALEAFYAAGLRSVGITHSRRNRFAQGVPFKFPHSPDTGPGLTDAGRELVRQLNRRRVMIDLSHITEQGFWDVAALTDAPLVATHSNAHALTPSPRNLTDRQLDAIRESRGVVGLNFHVGFLREDGARNAETPIARMVEHIDYMAERMGVDCVALGSDLDGAVMPAELKDAAGLPKLMRALADRGYSGEDLRKIAHGNWVRVLSETWGA from the coding sequence GTGACTGAGACAACGATGGGATTCCCGCTGATTTTCGACGGTCACAACGACACGATTCTTAGTCTAGTTGATACGGACCGGTCGTTCTTCGATCGTTCTGAAGTCGGACACATTGACCTGCCTCGCGCGCATGAGGGCGGTCTGGGCGGAGGTTTCTTCGCCATCTACATACGCGACCCTGGCGTATCGGAGGAGCCTCCGGCGGACTCCTCATCCACCAACACCTCGATGCGTGTGTACGGCGACGAGAGCACGTGGCCGGAGCCGATGTCACTGGAGTACGCGCAGGCTACCGCGCTCGGCCTGCTCGGAAGGCTGCTGCAGGCCGAGCAGGCCTCGGGCGGGAAGGCGAAGGTCGTTCGCAGCGCGGCCGAGCTGCAGCAGTGCCTCGAGGGAGGCGTCTTCGCCATGCTTCTGCACTTCGAGGGCGCCGAGCCGCTCGATCCAGAGGGACGCGCGCTTGAGGCGTTCTATGCCGCCGGGCTGCGCTCGGTCGGCATCACGCACAGCCGCCGTAACCGCTTCGCGCAGGGCGTGCCGTTCAAGTTCCCTCATTCGCCCGACACCGGCCCCGGGCTCACCGATGCGGGCAGGGAGCTGGTGCGGCAACTCAACCGGCGCAGGGTGATGATTGACCTCTCCCACATTACCGAGCAGGGCTTCTGGGACGTGGCGGCTCTGACCGATGCCCCATTGGTTGCCACCCATTCCAATGCCCACGCGCTGACGCCGTCGCCGCGGAACCTCACGGACCGGCAACTTGACGCGATCCGCGAGAGCAGAGGTGTAGTGGGTCTCAACTTTCACGTGGGCTTTCTGCGCGAGGACGGAGCTCGGAACGCCGAGACGCCCATCGCGAGAATGGTTGAGCACATTGACTACATGGCCGAGCGGATGGGGGTTGACTGCGTCGCCCTGGGCTCTGACCTGGACGGCGCGGTCATGCCGGCCGAGTTGAAGGATGCAGCCGGTCTGCCCAAGCTCATGCGGGCGCTCGCAGACCGCGGATACTCGGGTGAGGACCTGCGCAAGATCGCCCACGGCAACTGGGTGAGGGTCCTGAGCGAGACTTGGGGCGCATAA
- a CDS encoding 2-oxoisovalerate dehydrogenase, with protein MLRAQSGGDVVSEIIFLIEESADGGYEARALGASIFTEAETVEALKDAVRDAVRCHFSEEDRPRVIRLHLVRDELIPA; from the coding sequence ATGCTACGGGCGCAAAGCGGAGGGGATGTCGTGAGCGAGATCATCTTCCTCATTGAGGAATCCGCCGACGGCGGCTATGAGGCCAGAGCCCTCGGCGCCTCGATCTTCACCGAGGCCGAGACTGTGGAGGCGCTGAAGGACGCGGTGCGGGATGCCGTCCGCTGTCACTTCTCTGAGGAGGACCGACCCCGCGTCATTCGGCTCCACCTGGTCCGGGACGAGCTCATCCCGGCATGA
- a CDS encoding glycosyltransferase family 4 protein, whose protein sequence is MRILIVTPVFPPDIGGHATAIPPLAGELCRRGHQVAVLTVSDRADGDDSLYPFSVVRFARPGPRLVRWLRTIRAILELGSRVDVLLVYGLALESVVANALLRRPLVMKVVGDLAWERSVLLGRVHDTFEVFQQQRYGARVEALRRLRAWWIRRADRVIVHSRWMAGWVERWGVPASRIAVIPNGVELPETLAPATLPLSTPLTLVTAARLTRWKGIGELIAVVAGQRDLGLVVVGDGPDRVRLEQAAIEAGAADRVFFAGRRSREETLGIMASCDIFVLNSTWEGLPHAVLDAMVLGMPLIATAVGGVPEAVKDGENGLLIPPSDPDALRGALERLISSPAERARLAAGALRAAERFTVSRVADATEALLSSTAASVPHRGAS, encoded by the coding sequence ATGAGGATTCTGATAGTCACTCCGGTCTTTCCACCCGACATAGGCGGGCACGCCACGGCGATCCCGCCTCTGGCCGGGGAACTCTGCCGCCGCGGCCACCAGGTGGCTGTTCTGACAGTAAGCGACCGCGCGGACGGCGATGATTCGCTCTACCCGTTTTCGGTTGTGCGCTTTGCCCGACCCGGGCCCAGACTCGTACGGTGGCTGCGAACCATCCGTGCGATCCTGGAGTTGGGCAGCCGGGTCGACGTCCTGCTGGTCTACGGTCTGGCCCTGGAGTCGGTGGTTGCCAACGCGCTGCTACGGCGGCCCCTGGTGATGAAGGTCGTGGGCGACCTGGCCTGGGAGCGCTCGGTCCTGTTGGGGCGGGTGCACGACACCTTCGAGGTATTCCAGCAGCAGAGGTATGGTGCGAGGGTGGAGGCGCTGAGGCGCCTGCGCGCTTGGTGGATCCGGCGGGCGGACCGCGTGATCGTCCACTCGCGATGGATGGCCGGCTGGGTTGAACGGTGGGGAGTCCCGGCCTCCCGGATCGCTGTGATACCCAACGGGGTTGAACTGCCTGAGACGCTCGCCCCCGCGACCCTTCCGCTCTCGACGCCGTTGACGCTGGTTACGGCGGCCCGTCTTACCAGGTGGAAGGGGATCGGCGAGTTGATCGCTGTGGTCGCCGGGCAGCGCGACCTCGGCCTGGTCGTGGTCGGTGACGGTCCGGACCGGGTCCGGCTGGAGCAGGCTGCGATAGAGGCGGGCGCGGCCGACCGCGTGTTCTTCGCTGGCCGCAGGTCGCGCGAGGAGACGCTGGGCATCATGGCATCCTGCGACATCTTTGTGTTGAACTCCACGTGGGAGGGCCTGCCCCACGCGGTGCTGGACGCCATGGTGCTCGGGATGCCGCTGATCGCAACCGCCGTGGGCGGTGTGCCTGAGGCCGTAAAAGACGGAGAGAACGGGCTGCTGATTCCGCCTTCGGATCCCGATGCCCTCCGAGGGGCGCTTGAGCGCCTGATCTCCTCTCCGGCTGAGCGGGCACGGCTGGCAGCCGGCGCCCTCCGCGCAGCGGAGCGCTTCACCGTCTCGCGCGTGGCGGACGCCACCGAGGCCCTCTTGAGCTCGACCGCCGCTTCGGTCCCGCACAGGGGAGCGTCGTGA